One genomic window of Eggerthella timonensis includes the following:
- a CDS encoding GGDEF domain-containing protein: MGKRYAKLGLSRVDVQVCIIVAVVVALSFLCVYAFNYSVTYHEMIETLRERSDSIEGYVDDALDTATFTGIDAAEDMEDESYRAMKEAFKAVRESTGVRYLYTAKRDDEGGFVYVVDGLPHESEDFREPGAPIEEEIVPDMERALAGEVVYPADIKDTGWGYVFVTYYPVHEGGEVVGVLGIEFDAQRQYETFRIVRLGTPAIAVAFCLLAIAIAFFAFRRVSNPWYRDMANTDYLTGLKNRNAFEVDVANWERSEGRACAGIVSADLDGLKGMNDTRGHAAGDELIKRAAAVLAEACADAGAVYRVGGDEFAACYFDLDEERAAAVAERIRAFCARHRAEGWPLSMSVGWALRLPGERVEDLLLRADRRMYEEKQRARAVR, translated from the coding sequence ATGGGGAAACGGTATGCGAAGCTCGGGTTGAGCAGGGTCGACGTCCAGGTGTGCATCATCGTCGCCGTGGTGGTGGCGCTGTCGTTTCTGTGCGTGTACGCGTTCAACTACTCCGTGACCTACCATGAGATGATCGAGACGCTCAGGGAGCGCTCCGACAGCATCGAGGGCTACGTCGACGACGCGCTGGACACGGCCACGTTCACGGGCATCGATGCCGCCGAGGACATGGAGGACGAATCCTACCGCGCGATGAAGGAGGCGTTCAAGGCCGTGCGCGAGTCCACGGGCGTGCGCTACCTCTACACCGCCAAGCGCGACGACGAGGGCGGCTTCGTCTACGTCGTGGACGGCCTGCCTCACGAGAGCGAGGACTTCCGCGAGCCGGGCGCCCCCATCGAGGAGGAGATCGTCCCCGACATGGAGCGCGCTCTCGCCGGCGAGGTGGTGTACCCTGCCGACATCAAGGACACCGGCTGGGGCTACGTCTTCGTGACCTACTACCCCGTCCACGAGGGCGGCGAGGTCGTCGGCGTCCTCGGCATCGAGTTCGACGCCCAGCGCCAGTACGAGACGTTCCGCATCGTGCGCCTCGGCACGCCGGCGATCGCCGTGGCGTTCTGCCTGCTGGCCATCGCCATCGCGTTCTTCGCCTTCAGGCGCGTGTCGAACCCGTGGTACCGCGACATGGCGAACACCGACTACCTCACCGGGCTCAAGAACCGCAACGCCTTCGAGGTGGACGTCGCGAACTGGGAGCGCAGCGAGGGGCGCGCGTGCGCCGGCATCGTCTCGGCCGACCTCGACGGCCTGAAGGGCATGAACGACACGCGCGGCCACGCCGCGGGCGACGAGCTCATCAAGCGCGCGGCGGCCGTCCTGGCCGAGGCGTGCGCGGACGCGGGGGCGGTGTACCGCGTGGGCGGCGACGAGTTCGCGGCCTGCTACTTCGACCTCGACGAGGAGCGCGCGGCAGCCGTCGCCGAGCGCATCCGCGCGTTCTGCGCGCGGCACCGGGCGGAAGGGTGGCCGCTGTCGATGTCCGTCGGGTGGGCGCTGCGGCTGCCGGGGGAGCGCGTGGAGGACCTGCTGCTGCGCGCCGACCGGCGCATGTACGAGGAGAAGCAGCGCGCGAGGGCCGTGCGCTAG